In a single window of the Microbacterium sp. SL75 genome:
- the hemQ gene encoding hydrogen peroxide-dependent heme synthase, whose product MSDDSSSSVYTLWAVFRRDPENAVTATDATELADLVSLIEADGVTVRGFYDVSGLRADADLMVWLYGEDPQALQRDLRRLRRTDLLKNLLPTWNAMGVHRDAEFNRSHVPGFLRGIEAQQWLCLYPFVRSYEWYLLPEAERREMLIEHGKKGSAYKGVIANTVASFALGDYEWLLPMEADVLTDLVDMMRDLRYTEARRHVREEVPFYTGRLVTLDEIPEILQ is encoded by the coding sequence ATGTCCGACGACAGCTCCTCCTCTGTGTACACGTTGTGGGCGGTTTTCCGCCGCGATCCCGAAAACGCGGTCACCGCCACCGACGCGACCGAACTGGCCGATCTCGTCTCGCTCATCGAGGCCGACGGCGTCACCGTGCGCGGTTTCTACGACGTGAGCGGCCTGCGCGCCGACGCCGACCTCATGGTCTGGTTGTACGGCGAAGACCCGCAGGCCCTTCAGCGCGACCTGCGGCGCCTCCGCCGCACCGACCTGCTCAAGAACCTCCTCCCCACCTGGAACGCGATGGGCGTGCACCGCGACGCGGAGTTCAACCGCTCGCACGTGCCCGGCTTCCTCCGCGGTATCGAGGCGCAGCAGTGGCTGTGCCTGTACCCCTTCGTGCGCAGCTACGAGTGGTACCTCCTGCCCGAGGCCGAGCGCCGCGAGATGCTCATCGAGCACGGCAAGAAGGGCTCGGCGTACAAGGGCGTCATCGCCAACACGGTGGCGTCGTTCGCCCTCGGCGACTACGAGTGGCTCCTCCCCATGGAAGCGGACGTCCTCACCGACCTCGTCGACATGATGCGTGACCTGCGGTACACAGAGGCCCGTCGCCACGTGCGCGAGGAGGTGCCGTTCTACACCGGTCGGCTGGTCACTCTCGACGAGATCCCCGAGATCCTTCAGTGA
- the hemG gene encoding protoporphyrinogen oxidase: protein MSEPLDRLVRHAHETRVVVVGGGISGLVAARECAKVGLQVTVLEASEVFGGVLRSAEVGGMTLDVGAESFATRGGIVRKLLDELGLSDDIVSPNPAGAWVAGVPGVGAAPLPKGGVLGIPDNPFAPDVRRVIGWSGSWRAYLDRLRPPLTIGHAHSLGKLVRSRLGARVLERLVAPVTSGVYSARPDDIDIDLAAPGLNAALTRTGSLTGAVADLRASRAAARSADQPASDVPIMSGGAAKPAAPGGAVEGIAGGMSRLVDALVAGLRENGVELRTGVSARALTKTDDGWTIATSADDEPLAARAVIVALPEGPARELLAPVVPGLEVGDPVAPVVEVVTLVVHAPALDRAPRGTGVLTVPGSHVAKALTHSTAKWDWVRDAAEPGIHVVRVSFGAQGEEPATAALDDEAAAALALSEASAMLGVELSASALRDAHRVRYVQSQPAATIGRAAETAAARGAVRAVPGLGATGAWISGTGLAQVIPDARDEADRVRSDALWST, encoded by the coding sequence GTGAGCGAGCCCCTCGACCGGCTCGTCCGCCACGCTCACGAGACGCGGGTCGTCGTCGTCGGCGGCGGCATCTCGGGTCTGGTCGCGGCGCGCGAGTGCGCGAAGGTCGGCCTGCAGGTCACGGTGCTCGAGGCGTCCGAGGTGTTCGGCGGAGTCCTCCGCAGCGCCGAGGTCGGCGGGATGACGCTCGACGTCGGCGCCGAGAGCTTCGCGACGCGCGGCGGCATCGTGCGAAAGCTCCTCGACGAACTCGGTCTGTCAGACGACATCGTCTCGCCCAACCCGGCGGGCGCGTGGGTCGCGGGTGTCCCGGGAGTCGGGGCGGCGCCGCTGCCGAAGGGCGGGGTGCTCGGCATCCCGGACAATCCCTTCGCCCCCGACGTGCGACGCGTCATCGGCTGGTCGGGTTCGTGGCGCGCGTACCTCGATCGGCTCCGTCCCCCGCTGACGATCGGTCACGCGCACAGCCTCGGAAAGCTCGTGCGGTCGCGGCTGGGTGCGCGGGTGCTCGAACGCCTGGTCGCTCCGGTCACGAGCGGGGTCTATTCGGCCCGCCCCGACGACATCGACATCGACCTGGCGGCCCCGGGACTGAACGCGGCACTGACGCGGACCGGGTCGCTCACGGGCGCGGTCGCCGACCTGCGTGCGAGCCGTGCCGCCGCGCGGTCCGCCGATCAGCCGGCATCCGACGTCCCCATCATGTCGGGCGGTGCCGCGAAACCCGCCGCCCCGGGTGGCGCGGTCGAGGGAATCGCGGGAGGCATGTCCCGCCTGGTCGACGCCCTCGTCGCGGGCCTGCGCGAGAACGGCGTCGAGCTGCGCACCGGGGTCTCAGCCCGTGCGCTGACCAAGACCGACGACGGCTGGACGATCGCGACCTCCGCCGACGACGAGCCGCTGGCGGCCCGGGCCGTGATCGTCGCCCTTCCCGAGGGGCCCGCGCGCGAACTGCTGGCGCCCGTCGTTCCGGGCCTCGAGGTGGGCGACCCGGTCGCCCCCGTCGTCGAGGTGGTGACCCTGGTCGTCCATGCCCCCGCGCTCGACCGGGCACCGCGCGGAACGGGCGTCCTCACCGTTCCCGGAAGCCACGTCGCCAAAGCGCTCACGCACTCCACGGCGAAGTGGGATTGGGTTCGGGATGCCGCTGAGCCCGGCATCCACGTCGTGCGCGTCTCGTTCGGAGCACAGGGCGAAGAGCCCGCGACCGCGGCCCTCGACGACGAAGCGGCCGCAGCCCTGGCCCTCTCGGAGGCCTCGGCGATGCTCGGCGTCGAGTTGTCGGCATCCGCTCTGCGCGATGCCCATCGGGTGCGCTACGTGCAGTCGCAGCCCGCCGCGACCATCGGACGGGCGGCCGAGACCGCTGCGGCGCGGGGCGCCGTGCGCGCGGTGCCCGGACTGGGGGCCACCGGTGCGTGGATCTCGGGCACGGGTCTCGCCCAGGTCATCCCCGATGCCCGCGACGAGGCCGACCGCGTCCGCAGCGACGCCCTCTGGTCCACCTGA
- a CDS encoding phage holin family protein, whose translation MTTPRGFRDRSDDSLFTLIGDIPELVRNLVVAEINGAKAWAQRTAKDAGIGAGWFVGALIVVFWAVPVFFAFVIAGLSSWWPVWLSALVVFGVMIVVTAILALLGYLRFKKLSKRENPGKAIAEDVRIVKEARDEY comes from the coding sequence ATGACCACTCCGCGCGGATTCCGCGATCGTTCCGACGACAGTCTGTTCACCCTCATCGGCGACATTCCCGAGTTGGTGCGCAACCTCGTCGTCGCCGAGATCAACGGCGCGAAGGCGTGGGCGCAGCGCACGGCGAAAGACGCCGGGATCGGCGCCGGATGGTTCGTCGGCGCTCTGATCGTCGTCTTCTGGGCCGTTCCGGTCTTCTTCGCGTTCGTGATCGCGGGGCTGTCGTCGTGGTGGCCCGTCTGGCTGTCGGCGCTCGTCGTCTTCGGCGTGATGATCGTCGTCACCGCGATCCTCGCCCTTCTGGGCTACCTGCGCTTCAAGAAGCTCTCGAAGCGCGAGAACCCCGGCAAGGCCATCGCCGAAGACGTCCGAATCGTGAAGGAGGCCCGCGATGAGTATTGA
- a CDS encoding DUF4239 domain-containing protein: MWLYDLPMYLGLPLFIVLVVGGSCAILLALRRWVRRAAPRGEEWDRVLSYAVGVYGVFYGVTLALIATAAYGNFTEVDGVVLEESSSLASLYRTAALLPDPQGDELQAQITQYARNVIDLDWPRQRRLEIPAETDANVSAMQRAIGAVQPTTAAETLYVQQSLDQFQLLVENRRDRIALTHLALPSVLWIVLGVGAVLNAILLGLIEVRNLRVHLLMSSMLALFVALLLYAIAGFDHAYAGPIAVTPEYFEDLLRGLFVNEP; encoded by the coding sequence ATGTGGTTGTACGACCTCCCCATGTATCTGGGGCTGCCGCTGTTCATCGTCCTGGTCGTGGGAGGTTCGTGCGCGATCCTGCTGGCCCTGCGGAGGTGGGTACGACGGGCAGCACCGCGCGGTGAGGAGTGGGACCGCGTGCTCAGCTACGCGGTAGGCGTCTACGGCGTCTTCTACGGCGTGACCCTCGCGCTCATCGCCACGGCGGCCTACGGCAACTTCACCGAGGTCGACGGCGTCGTGCTCGAGGAGTCGTCGTCGCTCGCCTCGCTGTACCGCACCGCGGCGCTGCTCCCCGACCCGCAAGGCGACGAACTGCAGGCCCAGATCACCCAGTACGCCCGCAACGTCATCGACCTGGACTGGCCCCGACAGCGGCGTCTGGAGATTCCCGCCGAGACGGATGCCAATGTCTCGGCCATGCAGCGGGCGATCGGCGCCGTGCAGCCGACGACGGCCGCCGAGACCCTCTATGTGCAGCAGTCCCTCGATCAGTTCCAGCTGCTGGTGGAGAACCGCCGCGACCGCATCGCGCTCACCCACCTCGCGCTACCGAGTGTGCTGTGGATCGTGCTCGGCGTAGGTGCGGTGCTCAACGCGATCCTCCTCGGCCTGATCGAGGTGCGAAACCTCCGGGTGCACCTGTTGATGTCCAGCATGCTCGCGCTGTTCGTGGCCCTGTTGCTGTACGCGATCGCCGGATTCGACCACGCCTACGCGGGCCCGATCGCCGTGACACCCGAGTACTTCGAAGACCTGCTGCGGGGGCTCTTCGTCAACGAGCCGTAG
- the hemE gene encoding uroporphyrinogen decarboxylase → MASLDAPLLRALRGDRPERQPVWFMRQAGRSLPEYRELRVGTRMLDACLTPDLAAEITLQPIRRHKVDAAIFFSDIVVPLRLAGVDVVIEPGRGPVFADPVRTADDVARITAIDPDDVAAAAEPVREAARRVTAELDEAVPLIGFAGAPFTLAAYLVEGGPSKEHLRARGMMHADPASWHRLAGWLSKVSRAFLDAQIAGGAQAVQLFDSWAGSLSPATFREFIAPHSHAALEGIEVPRIHFGVGTGAFLDDMRLGGLADAVGVDWRMPLDEAAAIVGPDVTLQGNLDPALLGAPWPVLAAHVDDVLARGRAARAHILNLGHGVPPDTDPEVLTRIVARAHGEDA, encoded by the coding sequence ATGGCCTCCCTCGACGCGCCCCTGCTCCGTGCCCTCCGTGGCGATCGTCCCGAGCGGCAGCCGGTGTGGTTCATGCGTCAGGCGGGGCGCTCGCTGCCCGAGTACCGCGAGCTTCGTGTGGGCACCCGCATGCTCGACGCGTGTCTGACTCCCGACCTCGCGGCGGAGATCACCCTCCAGCCCATCCGTCGCCACAAGGTGGATGCGGCCATCTTCTTCAGCGACATCGTGGTGCCGCTGCGTCTGGCCGGCGTCGATGTCGTGATCGAGCCGGGTCGCGGTCCGGTGTTCGCCGACCCCGTGCGCACCGCGGACGACGTGGCGCGGATCACCGCGATCGACCCCGACGACGTCGCCGCCGCGGCCGAGCCGGTGCGCGAGGCGGCCCGGCGCGTCACCGCCGAGCTCGACGAGGCGGTTCCCCTCATCGGGTTCGCCGGTGCCCCCTTCACCCTCGCCGCCTACCTCGTCGAGGGTGGGCCGAGCAAGGAGCACCTGCGCGCCCGCGGCATGATGCACGCCGATCCCGCGTCGTGGCACCGCCTGGCCGGCTGGCTCTCGAAGGTCTCGCGCGCCTTCCTCGATGCGCAGATCGCGGGCGGAGCGCAGGCCGTGCAGCTCTTCGACTCGTGGGCGGGGTCGCTGTCACCCGCGACGTTCCGCGAGTTCATCGCTCCGCACTCGCACGCCGCCCTCGAGGGCATCGAGGTGCCCCGAATCCACTTCGGCGTCGGCACCGGCGCCTTCCTCGACGACATGCGCCTCGGCGGTCTCGCCGACGCGGTGGGTGTCGACTGGCGGATGCCGCTCGATGAGGCGGCAGCCATCGTGGGTCCCGACGTCACGCTGCAGGGCAATCTCGACCCGGCGTTGCTGGGGGCTCCGTGGCCGGTGCTCGCCGCCCATGTCGACGACGTGCTCGCCCGTGGTCGCGCGGCGCGCGCGCACATCCTCAACCTCGGTCACGGCGTGCCGCCCGACACCGACCCCGAGGTGCTGACCCGCATCGTCGCCCGCGCCCACGGAGAAGACGCGTGA